From Callospermophilus lateralis isolate mCalLat2 chromosome 5, mCalLat2.hap1, whole genome shotgun sequence, a single genomic window includes:
- the C5H5orf58 gene encoding putative uncharacterized protein C5orf58 homolog, translated as MFKNNVTDHKQKVEAMIKDINTISLELKKMKELSQLLLCDLILHFNHPVKMEDLKEAERSNPLFEESELSDVSLTSNKYSV; from the exons ATGTTTAAGAATAATGTTACTGATCATAAACAAAAGGTGGAAGCCATGATTAAAGACATTAACACAATCTCTTTGGAGTTGAAGAAGATGAAAG AGCTCTCCCAGTTATTGCTTTGTGACCTTATTCTACATTTTAATCACCCTGTGAAGATGGAAGACTTAAAGGAAGCAGAAAGAAGCAACCCCCTGTTTGAAGAGTCTGAATTATCTGATGTATCCCTTACTTCTAACAAATATTCTGTctga